One genomic window of Branchiostoma floridae strain S238N-H82 chromosome 4, Bfl_VNyyK, whole genome shotgun sequence includes the following:
- the LOC118412938 gene encoding DEP domain-containing protein 1B-like isoform X1 → MAAYPSSTAVGSTAEPYRATKLWNAAIEAFCQGMPTGTRRFLLRQYDSAFTASEAVDWLHQYLRSSDDFGPSVTRHQTVQLLQKFLTAGIFTEVRGKGSSFQDNKNIYRFTCPEPCPTVCSQAPLSVRDTNTLSVESCPGEKTGKPLKAKPPVPPVDPQLELQAWNQATLKRLTELLGEDWVCRMIDNYCVNGSHMKHNVTRRSRSGIVEPTAEQDDVPHWVLSAMKCLANWRTGDEQSGEWQSCYSGFELDVLKVISEYFQGLEQPLLHPVSASLINRLMGFTQGGHGSKEPLLLHKDVQRKTRPNTVRRIKSFSMMSNDKKQNFVKRYTSSPGLSRAASHDCLSGERSISSNDVSPEGLSSISRATSYTCLSGEKSLSSGGLNSPQHYGVKPRAPRGRMFSIVGWSNPKLNQVTDSQEPSGFRTGPVSAGLVGGLRRGIARIKTTRQGTDDEHVHVQMATTTEALQLCCLLSHPNDYRKLQLLARFMTSVANNPSLTLHPSLPARTLMLKIFTWCIVRGNSHQQNQYAYDFGAMQMASYLLDHHKDILVSPPDLQHRVQRLLLRSRPEQRVTYCKQISSEEFENQKLSLSQHALGELLQSILNDTRMPNKVRQRKLKQFKEIYPDIYAEHVATESKENLARAQTTAKQTFPKIKKPLLKLSGLRF, encoded by the exons ATGGCAGCTTATCCGTCCAGTACAGCAGTAGGCAGTACAGCAGAACCCTACAGGGCCACCAAACTG TGGAATGCAGCCATCGAAGCCTTCTGCCAGGGCATGCCAACAGGCACACGCCGGTTCCTGCTGCGTCAGTATGACAGCGCGTTCACGGCCAGCGAGGCAGTGGACTGGCTGCATCAGTACCTGAGGAGTAGCGATGACTTTGGTCCTTCAGTCACCAGGCACCAGACTGTTCAACTCCTACAGAAGTTTCTCACTGCTGGGATATTCACCGAGGTCCGTGGCAAGGGGAGTAGCTTTCAGGACAACAAAAATATCTATAG ATTTACATGTCCAGAGCCCTGTCCAACAGTGTGCAGTCAGGCACCCTTATCCGTTAGAGACACCAACACCTTGTCTGTAGAATCGTGTCCTGGGGAGAAAACAGGCAAACCACTCAAAGCAAAGCCACCAGTGCCTCCTGTAGATCCACAACTAGAACTGCAGGCGTGGAATCAAGCCACTTTAAAAAG ACTCACAGAATTGTTGGGAGAAGACTGGGTCTGTAGAATGATAGACAACTACTGTGTCAACGGCAGCCACATGAAGCACAATGTCACCAGAAGGAGTCGATCTGGCATTGTGGAGCCGACAGCTGAGCAAG ATGATGTTCCACACTGGGTGCTGTCTGCAATGAAGTGTCTGGCCAATT GGCGCACTGGCGATGAGCAGTCAGGAGAGTGGCAGTCCTGTTACTCTGGGTTTGAGCTGGATGTGCTGAAGGTGATCTCCGAGTACTTCCAGGGCCTGGAGCAGCCTCTCCTCCATCCTGTGTCTGCCAGCCTCATCAATAGGCTGATGG GCTTTACCCAAGGTGGGCACGGCAGCAAGGAACCATTGCTTCTGCACAAAGATGTCCAGCGCAAGACACGACCCAACACTGTGAGGAGAATCAAATCTTTCTCCATGATGTCGaatgacaaaaaacaaaacttcgtcaAACGGTACACAAGCAGCCCTGGCCTGTCTCGAGCAGCCAGCCATGACTGTCTGTCTGGTGAGAGAAGTATCTCCAGCAATGATGTATCTCCTGAAGGTCTCAGCAGCATATCACGGGCTACCAGTTATACATGTCTGTCTGGGGAAAAGAGTCTCTCCAGCGGTGGCTTAAATTCACCCCAACATTATGGAGTCAAACCCAGGGCCCCACGAGGGAGAATGTTTTCCATTGTCGGCTGGAGCAATCCCAAGTTGAACCAAGTTACCGACTCCCAGGAACCTTCAGGCTTTCGTACGGGACCTGTCTCCGCCGGGCTGGTAGGTGGACTCAGACGCGGCATTGCTCGTATCAAGACGACCAGGCAGGGTACAG ATGATGAACATGTCCATGTGCAGATGGCCACCACTACGGAGGCACTGCAGCTGTGCTGTCTGTTGTCTCATCCAAACGACTACCGTAAACTGCAGCTGTTGGCTAGGTTCATGACGTCCGTGGCCAACAACCCTTCCCTCACACTGCACCCAAGTCTTCCTGCCAGAACACTG ATGCTGAAGATCTTCACCTGGTGTATCGTGAGAGGCAATAGCCACCAACAGAACCAGTATGCCTATGACTTTGGGGCCATGCAGATGGCCTCCTACCTCCTGGACCACCACAAGGACATCCTGGTGTCTCCTCCAGACTTACAGCACAGAGTACAGAGGCTGCTTCTCAGGAGCAGGCCAGAGCAG AGGGTCACCTACTGCAAGCAGATCAGCAGTGAGGAGTTTGAGAACCAGAAGCTGAGTCTATCCCAGCATGCCCTGGGAGAACTGCTACAGTCCATCCTCAATGACACCCGCATGCCAAATAAGGTCAGGCAGAGGAAGCTCAAGCAG TTTAAGGAGATCTATCCAGACATCTATGCTGAGCATGTTGCAACAGAGAGCAAGGAGAACCTTGCACGGGCACAAACAACGGCCAAGCAgacttttcctaaaatcaaAAAGCCACTGCTAAAGCTGAGTGGTTTGCGATTTTAG
- the LOC118412938 gene encoding DEP domain-containing protein 1A-like isoform X2, with product MAAYPSSTAVGSTAEPYRATKLWNAAIEAFCQGMPTGTRRFLLRQYDSAFTASEAVDWLHQYLRSSDDFGPSVTRHQTVQLLQKFLTAGIFTEVRGKGSSFQDNKNIYRFTCPEPCPTVCSQAPLSVRDTNTLSVESCPGEKTGKPLKAKPPVPPVDPQLELQAWNQATLKRLTELLGEDWVCRMIDNYCVNGSHMKHNVTRRSRSGIVEPTAEQDDVPHWVLSAMKCLANWRTGDEQSGEWQSCYSGFELDVLKVISEYFQGLEQPLLHPVSASLINRLMDDEHVHVQMATTTEALQLCCLLSHPNDYRKLQLLARFMTSVANNPSLTLHPSLPARTLMLKIFTWCIVRGNSHQQNQYAYDFGAMQMASYLLDHHKDILVSPPDLQHRVQRLLLRSRPEQRVTYCKQISSEEFENQKLSLSQHALGELLQSILNDTRMPNKVRQRKLKQFKEIYPDIYAEHVATESKENLARAQTTAKQTFPKIKKPLLKLSGLRF from the exons ATGGCAGCTTATCCGTCCAGTACAGCAGTAGGCAGTACAGCAGAACCCTACAGGGCCACCAAACTG TGGAATGCAGCCATCGAAGCCTTCTGCCAGGGCATGCCAACAGGCACACGCCGGTTCCTGCTGCGTCAGTATGACAGCGCGTTCACGGCCAGCGAGGCAGTGGACTGGCTGCATCAGTACCTGAGGAGTAGCGATGACTTTGGTCCTTCAGTCACCAGGCACCAGACTGTTCAACTCCTACAGAAGTTTCTCACTGCTGGGATATTCACCGAGGTCCGTGGCAAGGGGAGTAGCTTTCAGGACAACAAAAATATCTATAG ATTTACATGTCCAGAGCCCTGTCCAACAGTGTGCAGTCAGGCACCCTTATCCGTTAGAGACACCAACACCTTGTCTGTAGAATCGTGTCCTGGGGAGAAAACAGGCAAACCACTCAAAGCAAAGCCACCAGTGCCTCCTGTAGATCCACAACTAGAACTGCAGGCGTGGAATCAAGCCACTTTAAAAAG ACTCACAGAATTGTTGGGAGAAGACTGGGTCTGTAGAATGATAGACAACTACTGTGTCAACGGCAGCCACATGAAGCACAATGTCACCAGAAGGAGTCGATCTGGCATTGTGGAGCCGACAGCTGAGCAAG ATGATGTTCCACACTGGGTGCTGTCTGCAATGAAGTGTCTGGCCAATT GGCGCACTGGCGATGAGCAGTCAGGAGAGTGGCAGTCCTGTTACTCTGGGTTTGAGCTGGATGTGCTGAAGGTGATCTCCGAGTACTTCCAGGGCCTGGAGCAGCCTCTCCTCCATCCTGTGTCTGCCAGCCTCATCAATAGGCTGATGG ATGATGAACATGTCCATGTGCAGATGGCCACCACTACGGAGGCACTGCAGCTGTGCTGTCTGTTGTCTCATCCAAACGACTACCGTAAACTGCAGCTGTTGGCTAGGTTCATGACGTCCGTGGCCAACAACCCTTCCCTCACACTGCACCCAAGTCTTCCTGCCAGAACACTG ATGCTGAAGATCTTCACCTGGTGTATCGTGAGAGGCAATAGCCACCAACAGAACCAGTATGCCTATGACTTTGGGGCCATGCAGATGGCCTCCTACCTCCTGGACCACCACAAGGACATCCTGGTGTCTCCTCCAGACTTACAGCACAGAGTACAGAGGCTGCTTCTCAGGAGCAGGCCAGAGCAG AGGGTCACCTACTGCAAGCAGATCAGCAGTGAGGAGTTTGAGAACCAGAAGCTGAGTCTATCCCAGCATGCCCTGGGAGAACTGCTACAGTCCATCCTCAATGACACCCGCATGCCAAATAAGGTCAGGCAGAGGAAGCTCAAGCAG TTTAAGGAGATCTATCCAGACATCTATGCTGAGCATGTTGCAACAGAGAGCAAGGAGAACCTTGCACGGGCACAAACAACGGCCAAGCAgacttttcctaaaatcaaAAAGCCACTGCTAAAGCTGAGTGGTTTGCGATTTTAG